The following are from one region of the Hyla sarda isolate aHylSar1 chromosome 6, aHylSar1.hap1, whole genome shotgun sequence genome:
- the FOSL1 gene encoding fos-related antigen 1 isoform X4 has translation MTEGPATLNKKYPINTSSGPFIPTINAITSSQDLNWMVQPSVRPLSLPPYHSPRHGVIRSMGGPLSMGRRRHGEFVSPEEEERRRVRRERNKIAAAKCRNRRKELTDYLQAETDNLEEEKSKLQKEIAELQKQKDKLELILDAHQPICKVPRNHQRAQQADSYKGLKEEPQGGSPRGTKVKLPRIELSNTILEPEALHTPTLMKTPSITPFTPNLVFTYPGTQESCSTAHRRLSTSSSSGGDQSPSSISSSTILTL, from the exons AAATATCCCATCAATACCTCTTCCGGTCCTTTTATTCCAACAATAAATGCAATAACTTCAAGTCAAGACCTTAACTGGATGGTACAACCAAGCGTTAGACCGCTGTCCTTACCGCCCTACCACAGTCCACGTCATGGCGTCATCAGAAGCATGGGAGGACCTTTAAGCATGGGCCGAAGAAGACATGGTGAATTT GTGtcaccagaagaagaagaaagacgACGAGTTCGTAGAGAGAGGAATAAGATTGCTGCGGCTAAATGCAGGAACAGACGCAAGGAGCTGACAGATTACCTACAGGCA GAGACAGACAATCTTGAAGAAGAGAAGTCAAAATTACAAAAAGAGATAGCCGAACTTCAGAAGCAAAAGGATAAGCTGGAACTGATCCTTGACGCACACCAGCCCATCTGCAAGGTGCCCCGAAACCACCAACGTGCCCAGCAGGCAGACTCTTATAAGGGCCTCAAGGAGGAGCCACAAGGAGGATCACCAAGAGGCACCAAAGTAAAGCTCCCCAGAATTGAGCTCAGCAACACGATTCTTGAACCTGAAGCTCTTCACACCCCTACGTTGATGAAAACACCATCCATCACGCCCTTCACTCCAAATCTAGTCTTCACTTATCCCGGAACCCAGGAGTCCTGTTCCACCGCACACCGCAGGCTCAGCACCAGCAGCAGTAGCGGCGGTGACCAGAGTCCGAGCTCAATCAGCTCATCCACAATATTGACTCTTTAA
- the FOSL1 gene encoding fos-related antigen 1 isoform X3 codes for MCYLSFQLENHKYPINTSSGPFIPTINAITSSQDLNWMVQPSVRPLSLPPYHSPRHGVIRSMGGPLSMGRRRHGEFVSPEEEERRRVRRERNKIAAAKCRNRRKELTDYLQAETDNLEEEKSKLQKEIAELQKQKDKLELILDAHQPICKVPRNHQRAQQADSYKGLKEEPQGGSPRGTKVKLPRIELSNTILEPEALHTPTLMKTPSITPFTPNLVFTYPGTQESCSTAHRRLSTSSSSGGDQSPSSISSSTILTL; via the exons AAATATCCCATCAATACCTCTTCCGGTCCTTTTATTCCAACAATAAATGCAATAACTTCAAGTCAAGACCTTAACTGGATGGTACAACCAAGCGTTAGACCGCTGTCCTTACCGCCCTACCACAGTCCACGTCATGGCGTCATCAGAAGCATGGGAGGACCTTTAAGCATGGGCCGAAGAAGACATGGTGAATTT GTGtcaccagaagaagaagaaagacgACGAGTTCGTAGAGAGAGGAATAAGATTGCTGCGGCTAAATGCAGGAACAGACGCAAGGAGCTGACAGATTACCTACAGGCA GAGACAGACAATCTTGAAGAAGAGAAGTCAAAATTACAAAAAGAGATAGCCGAACTTCAGAAGCAAAAGGATAAGCTGGAACTGATCCTTGACGCACACCAGCCCATCTGCAAGGTGCCCCGAAACCACCAACGTGCCCAGCAGGCAGACTCTTATAAGGGCCTCAAGGAGGAGCCACAAGGAGGATCACCAAGAGGCACCAAAGTAAAGCTCCCCAGAATTGAGCTCAGCAACACGATTCTTGAACCTGAAGCTCTTCACACCCCTACGTTGATGAAAACACCATCCATCACGCCCTTCACTCCAAATCTAGTCTTCACTTATCCCGGAACCCAGGAGTCCTGTTCCACCGCACACCGCAGGCTCAGCACCAGCAGCAGTAGCGGCGGTGACCAGAGTCCGAGCTCAATCAGCTCATCCACAATATTGACTCTTTAA